A single window of Malus sylvestris chromosome 5, drMalSylv7.2, whole genome shotgun sequence DNA harbors:
- the LOC126623008 gene encoding uncharacterized protein LOC126623008 isoform X2 — MINNMQVAQIRDRKGCKGRRSGSGTLTMKRNTSYNANLVPAKDDSLIPEQRERTGQLRHHRSTSHTKGRRIHDRSVGSKMDGQTAASIDKNSTSFQEPRSVNLGGKISYPCKLNCCRFGNNSCTQFCGVWICDLIVLPPCIAKLS, encoded by the exons ATGATAAACAACATGCAAGTAGCTCAGATTCGAGACAGAAAGG GGTGCAAAGGTCGACGATCTGGAAGCGGAACACTGACAATGAAAAGGAACACCAGCTACAATGCAAATCTGGTGCCTGCAAAG GACGACAGTCTGATCCCGGAACAAAGGGAGAGAACAGGACAGCTCAGACATCATAGATCCACCTCTCATACGAAG GGAAGGCGGATCCATGATAGATCCGTGGGAAGTAAAATGGATGGACAAACAGCAGCTTCAATAGACAAAAACAGCACAAGCTTCCAAGAGCCCAGATCGGTGAATCTGGGAGGTAAAATTTCATATCCTTGCAAGTTGAATTGTTGTAGATTTGGTAATAATAGCTGTACTCAGTTCTGTGGTGTATGGATCTGTGATTTAATTGTGCTTCCTCCATGCATCGCAAAACTGAGCTGA
- the LOC126623008 gene encoding uncharacterized protein LOC126623008 isoform X1: MLICVLCEDVDPPTKPRRMINNMQVAQIRDRKGCKGRRSGSGTLTMKRNTSYNANLVPAKDDSLIPEQRERTGQLRHHRSTSHTKGRRIHDRSVGSKMDGQTAASIDKNSTSFQEPRSVNLGGKISYPCKLNCCRFGNNSCTQFCGVWICDLIVLPPCIAKLS, from the exons ATGCTGATCTGCGTCCTTTGCGAGGATGTGGATCCGCCGACGAAGCCGAGGAGAATGATAAACAACATGCAAGTAGCTCAGATTCGAGACAGAAAGG GGTGCAAAGGTCGACGATCTGGAAGCGGAACACTGACAATGAAAAGGAACACCAGCTACAATGCAAATCTGGTGCCTGCAAAG GACGACAGTCTGATCCCGGAACAAAGGGAGAGAACAGGACAGCTCAGACATCATAGATCCACCTCTCATACGAAG GGAAGGCGGATCCATGATAGATCCGTGGGAAGTAAAATGGATGGACAAACAGCAGCTTCAATAGACAAAAACAGCACAAGCTTCCAAGAGCCCAGATCGGTGAATCTGGGAGGTAAAATTTCATATCCTTGCAAGTTGAATTGTTGTAGATTTGGTAATAATAGCTGTACTCAGTTCTGTGGTGTATGGATCTGTGATTTAATTGTGCTTCCTCCATGCATCGCAAAACTGAGCTGA